In Lycorma delicatula isolate Av1 chromosome 10, ASM4794821v1, whole genome shotgun sequence, a genomic segment contains:
- the LOC142331415 gene encoding uncharacterized protein LOC142331415, with amino-acid sequence MYLNFLYIYFSAAVISFFLTGILGAEEESEVHSMIGEWIQYTFQCKKESDDAGNKVELATCIKLYKGENLDDTQPEYTPCKCLGSCISKKTGSMLPDGSAWNVTKIDEITKLFSQNEQYKNFADEFQNKVRPTCRLATGQNCDLAFNTIKCIFDNSESARNLRDMFAGMLKE; translated from the exons atgtatttaaattttctctatatttattttagtgcagctgtgatttctttttttttaactggaattcTTGGT gctGAAGAAGAATCAGAGGTTCATTCCATGATTGGTGAATGGATACAGTATACATTTCAATGCAAGAAAGAATCAGATGATGCTGGAAATAAAGTTGAACTCG ctACTTGCATAAAACTCTACAAAGGAGAAAATTTAGATGATACTCAGCCAGAATACACTCCTTGCAAA tgCCTTGGATCATGTATAAGTAAAAAAACTGGATCA ATGTTACCCGATGGTTCAGCATGGAATGTaacaaaaattgatgaaattactAAACTTTTCTCCCAAAATGAACAATATAAAAACTTTGCTGATGAATTTCAAAACAAAGTTCGACCTACATGCCGTTTAG CTACTGGACAGAATTGTGATTTAGCTTTTAATACAATTAAGTGCATTTTTGACAACTCAGAGAGT